A single window of Xylocopilactobacillus apicola DNA harbors:
- a CDS encoding DivIVA domain-containing protein — MVLTPEDIANKDFSRSVRGFNENEVNDFLDEINDNYARTLDENVSLKNQLSAAQEKVKYFSGLQDALNKSILIAQQTADRVKKDAEKERDRIIYDAENDAKKVLKAATEKANQIQAEAIGETQELSDKGKVIEAGLKKFHQDLIDTFKQQLEYANDDNWVNLLQSHFSENFDEFKKYKASQAYDDVTKSLLSENPDLKLDVAEPAADSQSSQQNYDFDQQASQFTQQYDQNQAGEGAANEQFGGSQGQFVNPNDPVAQGPDQAGYPPVNSGDQQAESVVDSGFNNINSQNYADPYNFNQPNSDLGGAGLYYPGDQPNNAAVPNQPYDANSGYQPNPPSSGFDQPKTQPQGS, encoded by the coding sequence ATGGTACTAACACCTGAAGATATTGCAAATAAAGATTTTAGTCGGAGCGTTCGTGGATTCAACGAGAATGAGGTAAATGATTTTCTTGATGAAATTAACGATAATTATGCTCGGACTTTAGACGAAAATGTTTCATTAAAAAATCAGCTATCAGCTGCCCAAGAAAAAGTAAAGTATTTTTCGGGTTTACAAGATGCACTGAATAAATCGATTCTAATTGCTCAACAAACAGCAGATCGAGTCAAAAAAGATGCTGAAAAAGAAAGAGATCGAATCATTTATGATGCTGAAAATGATGCTAAAAAAGTTCTTAAAGCAGCAACTGAGAAAGCTAATCAGATTCAGGCTGAGGCGATTGGTGAAACTCAAGAATTGTCTGATAAAGGTAAAGTGATTGAAGCTGGATTAAAGAAATTTCATCAAGATTTAATCGATACTTTTAAACAACAGCTTGAATATGCTAACGACGATAATTGGGTCAACCTTTTGCAATCGCATTTTTCAGAGAATTTTGATGAGTTTAAGAAATATAAAGCTTCACAGGCTTATGACGATGTAACTAAATCATTGTTAAGTGAAAATCCTGATTTAAAGCTTGATGTTGCTGAACCTGCTGCCGATTCGCAGTCAAGTCAGCAGAATTATGATTTTGATCAACAAGCAAGTCAGTTCACTCAGCAATATGATCAAAATCAAGCTGGTGAGGGAGCTGCAAATGAGCAGTTTGGCGGGTCGCAAGGACAGTTTGTTAATCCTAATGATCCAGTAGCTCAAGGGCCAGACCAAGCCGGTTATCCTCCAGTTAATTCGGGTGATCAACAGGCTGAGAGTGTTGTAGATTCGGGATTTAATAATATTAATTCTCAAAATTATGCTGATCCATATAATTTTAATCAGCCTAATTCGGATTTGGGCGGGGCAGGCTTGTATTATCCAGGTGATCAGCCTAATAATGCGGCAGTACCTAATCAGCCTTATGATGCTAATTCGGGTTATCAACCAAATCCGCCGAGTAGTGGTTTTGATCAACCAAAAACGCAACCTCAGGGGAGCTAA
- a CDS encoding YqeG family HAD IIIA-type phosphatase, whose protein sequence is MQRDLAKKWYYPTWKTSKITDLDPISLKAHGIKGVITDLDNTLVAWDLEDSDQTAKRWINSLKDASIPVIVVSNNNQERVEKAVADLGVPFVAFSLKPAPFGIRRALKQLNLKKQDVILVGDQVLTDLFAGLSSNIKTVLVDPLVQTDNWNTRINRFFERPFMKQIQRAKGLEWKIK, encoded by the coding sequence TTGCAACGAGATTTAGCAAAAAAATGGTATTATCCAACTTGGAAGACGAGTAAAATCACTGATCTCGATCCGATATCGTTAAAAGCTCACGGAATAAAAGGAGTGATTACGGATTTAGACAATACTTTGGTTGCTTGGGATCTTGAAGATTCTGATCAAACTGCTAAGAGATGGATTAATTCGTTAAAGGATGCATCCATTCCGGTTATTGTTGTATCTAATAACAATCAAGAGCGAGTTGAAAAAGCAGTGGCAGATTTGGGTGTCCCATTTGTTGCTTTTTCGCTGAAACCCGCTCCTTTTGGGATTAGGCGGGCTTTAAAACAGTTGAATTTAAAAAAACAGGACGTGATTTTAGTTGGCGATCAAGTTTTGACAGATCTTTTTGCAGGTCTTAGTTCGAATATTAAGACAGTTCTGGTGGATCCATTAGTTCAAACTGATAATTGGAATACGAGAATTAACCGCTTTTTTGAACGGCCTTTTATGAAACAAATTCAACGGGCTAAGGGACTTGAATGGAAAATAAAATAG